A window from Hemicordylus capensis ecotype Gifberg chromosome 2, rHemCap1.1.pri, whole genome shotgun sequence encodes these proteins:
- the LOC128342669 gene encoding zinc finger protein 501-like isoform X1, which produces MWQETGRREQQEEIMNFPDGEEGVSSESAQKQLSKQVKQEGEGEANSLVLDERGQEKESKELKMSLEGNEPESLNEDPGKQDGTMGQERKEIEDGRGKDAASLSGDFQDVTDQERKTTEERQNPCHVCGKNFSHRSNLIRHQRIHTGEEPYKCFNCGKRFKQSTCLISHQRIHTGEKPYKCSDCGKSFNQRTCLIRHQRIHTGEKPYKCTECGKSFKQSQHLITHLKMHFGERPYKCTECRETFCDESSLLRHQRLHAGEKLHKCSDCGKSFSQSTSLISHMRMHTGEKPYKCPQCAESFCDKSSLIAHQKIHTRDKLYQCLKCGKSFNCHSNLITHQRIHTGEKPYQCGHCGESFSRSTYLIIHERIHTGESPYKCSHCGKSFRRSSHLNSHKRTHTQERPYECLHCAKSFTQIAHLVTHERTHTGEKPYKCTDCGKSFNQSPNLIRHREIHKREKLAKMLSENNSS; this is translated from the exons ATGTGGCAAGAGACTGGGAGAAGAGAACAGCAG GAGGAGATTATGAATTTCccagatggggaggagggagtgtcCTCTGAATCAGCACAGAAGCAGCTAAGCAAACAGGTCAAACAGGAGGGTGAAGGGGAGGCCAACTCACTGG TACTTGATGAAcgggggcaagagaaagagagcaaagagTTGAAGATGTCACTGGAAGGAAATGAACCTGAATCTCTGAATGAAGACCCTGGGAAGCAGGATGGAACTATGGGGcaagaaagaaaggaaattgaGGATGGGAGAGGCAAAGATGCTGCCAGCCTAAGTGGGGACTTCCAAGATGTCACAGACCAAGAGAGAAAAACCACTGAAGAGAGGCAGAATCCATGCCATGTATGTGGGAAAAACTTCAGTCATAGGTCCAATTTGATCaggcaccagagaatccacactggggaagAGCCATATAAATGTTTCAATTGTGGGAAAAGGTTCAAACAGAGCACATGCCTCATTTCACACCAGAGgatccacacgggagagaaaccctataaatgctcagactgtgggaagagcttcaatcAGAGGACCTGCCTGATCAGGCATCAGAggatccacactggagagaagccgtaCAAATGCACAGAGTGCGGGAAAAGCTTCAAGCAGAGCCAACACCTCATCACCCATCTGAAAATGCACTTTGGGGAGAGGCCGTACAAATGCACAGAGTGCAGGGAGACCTTTTGCGATGAGTCGAGTCTCCTGAGGCACCAAAGACTCCATGCTGGGGAGAAGCTGCACAAATGTTCagattgtgggaagagcttcagtcagagcacgAGCCTCATCAGCCATATGAGaatgcacacaggggagaaaccgtataaATGTCCCCAATGTGCCGAAAGCTTTTGTGACAAGTCAAGCCTCATTGCACATCAGAAGATCCACACAAGGGACAAGCTGTACCAATGCCTCAAGTGTGGCAAGAGTTTTAATTGTCACAGCAACCTCATTacacaccagagaatccacacgggggagaaaccTTACCAGTGTGGCCACTGCGGGGAAAGCTTTAGCCGGAGCACATACCTGATTATCCATGagaggattcacacaggagagagccCATACAAATGCTCgcactgtgggaaaagcttccgCCGGAGCTCACACCTTAATAGCCACAAGAGAACTCATACCCAAGAGAGGCCATATGAATGCTTGCACTGCGCGAAAAGCTTCACGCAGATCGCGCACCTGGTTACCCACGAAAGAACCCACACGGGAGAAAAGCCATACAAGTGCACAGACTGTGGGAAAAGTTTCAACCAGAGCCCAAACCTCATTAGACATCGGGAAATCCATAAGCGAGAGAAGTTGGCAAAGATGCTGTCAGAGAATAACTCTTCCTAG
- the LOC128342669 gene encoding zinc finger protein 501-like isoform X2: MGNYMEEIMNFPDGEEGVSSESAQKQLSKQVKQEGEGEANSLVLDERGQEKESKELKMSLEGNEPESLNEDPGKQDGTMGQERKEIEDGRGKDAASLSGDFQDVTDQERKTTEERQNPCHVCGKNFSHRSNLIRHQRIHTGEEPYKCFNCGKRFKQSTCLISHQRIHTGEKPYKCSDCGKSFNQRTCLIRHQRIHTGEKPYKCTECGKSFKQSQHLITHLKMHFGERPYKCTECRETFCDESSLLRHQRLHAGEKLHKCSDCGKSFSQSTSLISHMRMHTGEKPYKCPQCAESFCDKSSLIAHQKIHTRDKLYQCLKCGKSFNCHSNLITHQRIHTGEKPYQCGHCGESFSRSTYLIIHERIHTGESPYKCSHCGKSFRRSSHLNSHKRTHTQERPYECLHCAKSFTQIAHLVTHERTHTGEKPYKCTDCGKSFNQSPNLIRHREIHKREKLAKMLSENNSS; the protein is encoded by the exons atgggaaactacatg GAGGAGATTATGAATTTCccagatggggaggagggagtgtcCTCTGAATCAGCACAGAAGCAGCTAAGCAAACAGGTCAAACAGGAGGGTGAAGGGGAGGCCAACTCACTGG TACTTGATGAAcgggggcaagagaaagagagcaaagagTTGAAGATGTCACTGGAAGGAAATGAACCTGAATCTCTGAATGAAGACCCTGGGAAGCAGGATGGAACTATGGGGcaagaaagaaaggaaattgaGGATGGGAGAGGCAAAGATGCTGCCAGCCTAAGTGGGGACTTCCAAGATGTCACAGACCAAGAGAGAAAAACCACTGAAGAGAGGCAGAATCCATGCCATGTATGTGGGAAAAACTTCAGTCATAGGTCCAATTTGATCaggcaccagagaatccacactggggaagAGCCATATAAATGTTTCAATTGTGGGAAAAGGTTCAAACAGAGCACATGCCTCATTTCACACCAGAGgatccacacgggagagaaaccctataaatgctcagactgtgggaagagcttcaatcAGAGGACCTGCCTGATCAGGCATCAGAggatccacactggagagaagccgtaCAAATGCACAGAGTGCGGGAAAAGCTTCAAGCAGAGCCAACACCTCATCACCCATCTGAAAATGCACTTTGGGGAGAGGCCGTACAAATGCACAGAGTGCAGGGAGACCTTTTGCGATGAGTCGAGTCTCCTGAGGCACCAAAGACTCCATGCTGGGGAGAAGCTGCACAAATGTTCagattgtgggaagagcttcagtcagagcacgAGCCTCATCAGCCATATGAGaatgcacacaggggagaaaccgtataaATGTCCCCAATGTGCCGAAAGCTTTTGTGACAAGTCAAGCCTCATTGCACATCAGAAGATCCACACAAGGGACAAGCTGTACCAATGCCTCAAGTGTGGCAAGAGTTTTAATTGTCACAGCAACCTCATTacacaccagagaatccacacgggggagaaaccTTACCAGTGTGGCCACTGCGGGGAAAGCTTTAGCCGGAGCACATACCTGATTATCCATGagaggattcacacaggagagagccCATACAAATGCTCgcactgtgggaaaagcttccgCCGGAGCTCACACCTTAATAGCCACAAGAGAACTCATACCCAAGAGAGGCCATATGAATGCTTGCACTGCGCGAAAAGCTTCACGCAGATCGCGCACCTGGTTACCCACGAAAGAACCCACACGGGAGAAAAGCCATACAAGTGCACAGACTGTGGGAAAAGTTTCAACCAGAGCCCAAACCTCATTAGACATCGGGAAATCCATAAGCGAGAGAAGTTGGCAAAGATGCTGTCAGAGAATAACTCTTCCTAG
- the LOC128342669 gene encoding zinc finger protein 501-like isoform X3, whose product MSLEGNEPESLNEDPGKQDGTMGQERKEIEDGRGKDAASLSGDFQDVTDQERKTTEERQNPCHVCGKNFSHRSNLIRHQRIHTGEEPYKCFNCGKRFKQSTCLISHQRIHTGEKPYKCSDCGKSFNQRTCLIRHQRIHTGEKPYKCTECGKSFKQSQHLITHLKMHFGERPYKCTECRETFCDESSLLRHQRLHAGEKLHKCSDCGKSFSQSTSLISHMRMHTGEKPYKCPQCAESFCDKSSLIAHQKIHTRDKLYQCLKCGKSFNCHSNLITHQRIHTGEKPYQCGHCGESFSRSTYLIIHERIHTGESPYKCSHCGKSFRRSSHLNSHKRTHTQERPYECLHCAKSFTQIAHLVTHERTHTGEKPYKCTDCGKSFNQSPNLIRHREIHKREKLAKMLSENNSS is encoded by the coding sequence ATGTCACTGGAAGGAAATGAACCTGAATCTCTGAATGAAGACCCTGGGAAGCAGGATGGAACTATGGGGcaagaaagaaaggaaattgaGGATGGGAGAGGCAAAGATGCTGCCAGCCTAAGTGGGGACTTCCAAGATGTCACAGACCAAGAGAGAAAAACCACTGAAGAGAGGCAGAATCCATGCCATGTATGTGGGAAAAACTTCAGTCATAGGTCCAATTTGATCaggcaccagagaatccacactggggaagAGCCATATAAATGTTTCAATTGTGGGAAAAGGTTCAAACAGAGCACATGCCTCATTTCACACCAGAGgatccacacgggagagaaaccctataaatgctcagactgtgggaagagcttcaatcAGAGGACCTGCCTGATCAGGCATCAGAggatccacactggagagaagccgtaCAAATGCACAGAGTGCGGGAAAAGCTTCAAGCAGAGCCAACACCTCATCACCCATCTGAAAATGCACTTTGGGGAGAGGCCGTACAAATGCACAGAGTGCAGGGAGACCTTTTGCGATGAGTCGAGTCTCCTGAGGCACCAAAGACTCCATGCTGGGGAGAAGCTGCACAAATGTTCagattgtgggaagagcttcagtcagagcacgAGCCTCATCAGCCATATGAGaatgcacacaggggagaaaccgtataaATGTCCCCAATGTGCCGAAAGCTTTTGTGACAAGTCAAGCCTCATTGCACATCAGAAGATCCACACAAGGGACAAGCTGTACCAATGCCTCAAGTGTGGCAAGAGTTTTAATTGTCACAGCAACCTCATTacacaccagagaatccacacgggggagaaaccTTACCAGTGTGGCCACTGCGGGGAAAGCTTTAGCCGGAGCACATACCTGATTATCCATGagaggattcacacaggagagagccCATACAAATGCTCgcactgtgggaaaagcttccgCCGGAGCTCACACCTTAATAGCCACAAGAGAACTCATACCCAAGAGAGGCCATATGAATGCTTGCACTGCGCGAAAAGCTTCACGCAGATCGCGCACCTGGTTACCCACGAAAGAACCCACACGGGAGAAAAGCCATACAAGTGCACAGACTGTGGGAAAAGTTTCAACCAGAGCCCAAACCTCATTAGACATCGGGAAATCCATAAGCGAGAGAAGTTGGCAAAGATGCTGTCAGAGAATAACTCTTCCTAG